A genomic window from Silene latifolia isolate original U9 population chromosome 11, ASM4854445v1, whole genome shotgun sequence includes:
- the LOC141615385 gene encoding 1,3,7-trimethyluric acid N-methyltransferase CkTcS-like, translating to MNLKDVLHMKEGDGEFSYAHNCTIQEKIFSGVNKPMVERALRSLLLNDTIRQSRILNVADLGCSIGPSPINLISLVSKTVESTSKELNLEDDQVPEIQMYMNDLPTNDFNLLFKTVGTMQVLEHGTTSSCFVVGVPGSFYGRLLPRNSVHFVHSNYALQWLSKVPQSVYDEVGNSMNKESITISESSPPNVVKAYKAQFQQDSKLFLGCRSSEVVPNGYMLLALKGSPSIHPQLSCTSRLLYRALSNLVSKGLIKENVLESFDMPLYFPAKEEIQSAITEEGSFEIEKMEGIVNHAAKEIENKQTKAETIAKTIRAFSETLVSLHFGENIWNVLFDELAQVTLKHLEVAPVDGFSIIILLKKKLCIETSSRI from the exons ATGAATTTAAAGGATGTTCTTCACATGAAAGAGGGTGATGGAGAGTTCAGCTACGCTCATAACTGCACTATTCAG GAAAAGATTTTCTCCGGTGTCAACAAACCCATGGTCGAGCGGGCGCTTAGATCCCTATTATTGAACGACACTATCAGACAGTCTCGTATCCTAAATGTAGCCGATTTGGGTTGTAGCATCGGACCTAGTCCGATCAACCTAATTTCACTTGTGTCGAAAACTGTAGAAAGTACATCTAAGGAGTTGAATTTGGAAGATGATCAAGTGCCTGAAATTCAAATGTACATGAATGATCTTCCAACAAATGATTTTAATTTGCTCTTTAAGACAGTGGGCACAATGCAAGTATTAGAACATGGTACGACGTCGTCTTGCTTCGTGGTTGGAGTACCTGGCTCCTTTTATGGTCGGCTTTTACCTCGGAATAGTGTGCATTTTGTTCATTCCAATTATGCCCTTCAATGGCTCTCTAAG GTACCCCAAAGTGTTTACGATGAAGTAGGCAATTCAATGAACAAAGAAAGCATTACAATATCGGAGTCAAGTCCTCCCAACGTAGTTAAAGCATACAAAGCCCAATTTCAACAAGATTCCAAGTTGTTTCTCGGATGTCGCTCAAGTGAAGTTGTACCCAATGGCTACATGCTCCTAGCCTTAAAGGGTAGCCCGTCGATCCACCCTCAACTCTCATGCACATCCCGACTTCTTTACCGGGCATTATCTAATCTAGTTTCGAAG GGATTGATCAAGGAAAATGTACTGGAATCATTTGATATGCCATTGTACTTTCCGGCTAAAGAAGAAATTCAAAGTGCAATAACCGAAGAAGGATCGTTTGAGATTGAGAAAATGGAAGGAATAGTTAATCATGCGGCCAAAGAAATTGAGAACAAGCAAACAAAAGCCGAAACTATAGCCAAAACTATAAGGGCTTTTTCGGAAACCTTGGTTTCACTTCATTTTGGTGAAAATATTTGGAATGTGTTGTTCGATGAGCTTGCTCAAGTCACTCTGAAGCACTTAGAAGTTGCTCCCGTTGATGGTTTTAGCATCATAATCTTGCTCAAGAAAAAGTTATGCATAGAAACTTCATCTCGAATTTAG